In Phoenix dactylifera cultivar Barhee BC4 chromosome 1, palm_55x_up_171113_PBpolish2nd_filt_p, whole genome shotgun sequence, the genomic stretch TGAgttgattaatttcttgaatAGTAGCAGTTATTTGTGATATCAGTAGGGAAACTTTAGAAGTGTGCAGGAGTGCAGAACTAGAATTATGATTCGAAGGCGAAGGAaaacccaaaataaaagattattGCAACTAAGCGCTTTGTTCTGATGTTCACATGGTATCACACAAGTAATTTTCGCCAATTTATGTAAAACTTTCCAGGAAAATACTTAATTACTGAGTTTGCTTAGAAGAAGCAGACTGTAGTTCCGCCTATCTTGTTGTAGCTGAATTCCAAAAGTTGACTTACGCGGTAAAGAATTTCCATTCTTTTCACCATCACAAATAGGCATGcagctctttctctctctctttttcctttcttcttcagcAACTGCTAACGTAGCTTCCTGCAATACGTATTATTATCACAGCTCAGTACTCAAGCAAATGCTTCATAAACCATTTAAGGATTCTAGAAAGGCCAGTTTTGAGCCTTCATATGATAGAATTTGATATGTTATGAAAATCAAGACAAGGAACAAATCAAGTGAGATATACTATGGATAATGCAAAAATGCACAAATATATTTTCAGCAACTTCTATAAGGTATGAAACATCCACAGCATATCCTTCCAAGATAAGCAAAAGATCTAAGCCTTTAGATCACTTAAACATCTTGTCTTATTTCAGATGCATCTGAGTAGTGGATTGGGACAGTATATAGATAACAAGTAAATGAATATACTAAAAACATTAACATATGGGACACCAAAGAAAACAGCACAGCTTGGAAATTGGAGGTGGTAGATCAAATAATGAACCAGAACACTTGCACATGTTCAATTTTCCATTTGTAACTAGTTTACCAGAGCAAAAATTGAAACTGAATGCTAATGTCAAAGCATAATGTGCAGCCTGATTTTGTTGTCATACATAGgaacattattaaaaaaaataaaaaaactgttcgcattgccccccccccccccgcccccccaGTCGCatgtcaaaaaaagaaaaaagggaaaacaaaAAATCTTCCACCATCAGAATGCTTTTGTCCCTTCTACAATTACCACGTCAGCCTCCAGCATACGTATTAGGCACATATAAAAGCATCCCATGGAACAAAATAGGAtcataagaaaaaaaacagaTGCTCTGCTTGCTGCACTGCTacattttcttcaatatttggCCCGTATTGCATCACTCATACAATCCCACTCAAGTTAATCAAAGCAACTACTTGGACAGATAATTTGCACCATAGAGATAGACACTTAAAAAGGGCCGATGATTGATCGGTTTCATGCTAGAAGACAATAAGTTGTGATAATTGAAAAGAATCAGTGAGAATTTGGTGGTGAGAATGGTTGAGATTTTGAGTGAACTTGCAATAACAATGCTTTCTAAGTGCCTAAGGTTTACTTTGGGTTTACAGGCCACTTTTCAGCCTTACATAGCACCAGTCCATCAACAGAAGGCAACAAAAATTGATTGGTATCAGAAATCCAAGTTGCATGGAATCATTAACTAGCATCTTCCCCctttaccccccccccccccccccccaaaaaaaaaggaacaaaatgaAAACTTACCCAAAAGATAGTTCAGCTCATCATCCTTAACTTAATATTCAACTAATGAACTCATGTTTAAAGATATTCTTATAAACCTATTTCATGGTCATCAGCATTTGCATATGCATGCCAGCTATATACAACCAAAAGTATACTATTCAAAATGAAAATAAGCATATACTCATCTATCTGCATTCTTATTATCATGAAAAAAGACCAATAAGAAAAATAGTGATGCTAAAGTTCCGATATTGCAACTTGAAACACTATGTTCCCCTAGAGTAATTCCACAAAGCAGTCCAAGAAAGTTTCATGGGCATCATCAGTAATTACATGTCAAGAATTTGCCCAAGAAGAATGTGCTAGTACTGTACACTCACCTCATTGGCCTTCTTCGAGCGCCGCTCAATGGATCTGGACCATTTTAAACTAGACCCCCCAATGCTTAAAACCCCAGCTTTTCGTAAAGAGAATCCATCAGTTGACACTTTGTAGATTGTATCTCTTTTCCTAGAAAGCTGCAGTTTCCTACTGAATGCACCATAAGAGATAATTATTGATTGAACTAGCTTTGTACAAGAAAGCGAAGACATGAAGATGCTATAGAACTAAAACTCTAAAAGTGAAGGAAAAGATTCAGTAGAAAATACAGTAGATGTCCCTCTTCACTAGAAAATAACTTACGTGATTAATGGTAATGAGTGTCTCTTCCAATACAATGTTCTCTTCCATGGAAAGAGGTGTGGAAGGACCTTTTGACGATTTAATAATGAAACACCTTTTCTGTGCAGCTGATCCCCCCTGAGTGTCCAGACATGAGACAATCTTGAATGTTTGCTTGCCTTCTGTAGCACTGCAGCaacaaaacaaaattaaaagtTGTCCAAGATTTTATCTGAGATCTAAATTTTAGCTTCTACAGATTACGAAATTGGGTCCGAGCCATAGATCTGAACATGATAGGAGAACTCAGAACTAGAAAACCATCAGCAACCGCTCCAGATTGTTCATTTTTACAGAAATCCACATCTGAGATATCAATAACACTGTCTTCATATAGTTAGCTGCTTGTGCAAGTACCAACCAACAATAAACCATGATTTCTTCCTCTAACATGAAGTATGTCATCTGTTGAATGCACCTCCCTTCTATCACTGGCAGTCAGAAAGAGGCTTGAGCTATATGCTGTCTTCTCAGTCCAAAATCGAACCAAGGTAATGCATGCGGCATCTAATTTAAAGTCCATAAGTTACTGAAAAGGTGCCCATGAATCACAAAAAGTAATGTGTTGCAAAAAAATGTGCATATAATAGATCAATCATCGCAGCCTTTCTCTTAGCTGCATCAATAATTTGTTTGCAGCAAGCCAATGGCCATGTTCTCAAGGTGTCAATCAAGGTTCACCATACCGATACCGAACCTCATACcagtaccatcctattacaatGTCAGTATGCAGTACGATACAAGATGGCAAGGAATACTGAGTGTCAGTATGGTACAAGACTGCATACCGGTTTAACATCAGTACGGTAGAGTGCATTCGATACGTTATGGTGCCGACAGGTATGGCAACCTTGTTTCTTTTGAAACAAGGGATGCGGCCGCGGCGAAGGCCGTGGCCTCCGCCACCCCCCGCGGGCCCGCGGCCCTCCGCGAGCGTCCacagcctctccttctccctctctcccccgctcgcttgttatttctcttctccttctccggctccAACTGGGTTCTCTCAGTACGGGCCCGATACCGAACACGTAGAACCGGTCCGGTCGCCGACCAGTACAGCTTCTGATGCCGGTTCAGCATATCTTGGTTCAAACATTATAACTCTGTAGCTTCTTATCTCTAAAATGTTTTTAAATTTCCTATAGGTTTCTTATGggttcttaatattttttttaatattagttGTCTTTCTCGTGTTAATAGCATGAAATATCTACCAAAAACGGAAAGGTATAAAAGTATTAGGTAGCACAAGAAGGTAGGTTAAAACCCGACTTCCCTTGCATGCACACCAGTAGCAACTCTCTCATGGTGTCCGCACTGGCTTACACTTAGCTAGAGCATTAAGTCTCATAAATTTTAGCTAATTGTTTAGTTCCAATTTTGCAACAATTATTCATCACCAAGATAGTTATAAGATAGGAAGGAAGGAAACCCCCGCCCAGATTTGTGACTTTCTCATCGTGATTGTGCAAGCTTAAAGCTTAACCTAGCTACAATTCAAGTTTCATGAATTATTGATTAGTTGTTTATGTCCAATTTTTTAGTTATTATTCATCATCTGGAGAGTTATAGTTAAGTTACTTCGATTACCAAGCTTATTTCTTCAACATTCCATGAATGTTATTGTATAATCTATTTTAAAGTATCATATTATGTAACCTAAAATAGAGTCGCGTATACTTGTAAAATTGCTTCCTTAAATTACCTCGTAGTCACCTCAGTTTGTTATTCATTTCTGAttttctagctttgtttctaaacataattatttttttgatatatttgaTGCAACCCATGTGCCTACATTCAACCAAAGGATCAGCTATTCCTCTGGCCACTTGTGCATCATTGGCAAGGTCTAAAACACTAGCACTTGGACGGCATGCCAAAATGTTATGCATAAAGTGAAACTTTGATGCAGGAGTCAAaccaggattttttttttgttgggggcAATAATGTACATTATATCCCTCTGCATCAAGGAGAGGTGGAACCAAGGATTTAAGAGAGATATCAGGGATATGTCAAACGCAATCATTAGAGATGGCCAAGAGAAAAGAATAGTTTTGTTAATAGGGGTAAAAGTAGATTAGATAATATCCGTCTGGATCCGTTTTCATATCCAAATCTATCCAgatatggatagaaatttgagcatccgactaatatccatatctgtattcatatttgtcaaagaaaaatagatatggatgtggatatggatagacaactatCTGATCCGAAATATCCGATTTTATTTGTaaccttatttaattttatattgcactcatgaactttaaaaaaaaaatgaccacattaacatgctattaacttgatttatcatccacttagtaatatcCTTGATTTTGTGGTCACaaagtttaattatccgatttatatccgtatttatatctatattttcaGTATCCGATTTGTATTCGTAtccgtttaaaacaaatatgaatataaatttttgcatccgaGTAACATCTGTATCCATATCTGTATTCATCAAACAAAacaatatggatatgaatatgcCAGTATCCCATCCGATTTCCGTATtacttaaataatttgcttgttatttaacaaagaaaagcaaatatgaaagtCAGAAAAGAGAGAACCCAGCCAAAGGAAAAGCGACAAAAAGACTATTATACAAATTCACCTCTGAACATTTTAAGGTCTTCCAATTCAACCAAGTCAAAACATAAAATGACTTATGTTTTGCTTTAAACCTCACTTGGGAAATAAAAGAATTAGAAACAGAGTACATTTAGAATATATAAACTACATCTGATTAAATGGCAAAAACTAACTTAATGGGAAGAAAAAACTGTGATGCAGTTAATGAGGGTTAGGTACCTTGTGACGACATTGTACTGAAGGCATGTCCGATATTTATCAGCATAAATAAATTGTATGGCTCAAATAGAAACATAAAAGCCTAAAATGGTTAGACTCTTCTTATAGTTTTTTCCTATAACACTAGGAAACATACAAtagttcattatttttttccaatCAGTTTTGCTTTGATAAAATCCTCATGTACTGCATGCAACAATTCATTTGCCAGACCAATGACTCAAACTTTAAACTAACAGCCAGATAGAAATATTCTTCTGAAAATCAAGAGAATCCGAGCTTGACCATGTCTGATAAAGACCAAGAGTCTAAATCCATACTAATAAATACAGTCTAATCAAATGTTCCACAATTGTAGAACTTATAGTCACAGACTCAATATTCACATATTTGACATTATGCTCTGTCTAGATGAATAAGTAACACCGtcgaaggaaagaagaaaacaaattaCCATAAAATCCATAACATCTTaatgaaaataagaaaagatgTGGAAAACAAACCTTTAATCGGTCTCTTCTTAAATAGGCCCGCCACACGGTGATTCAGGGAGGAATTTTTTGATTCCCTTTGATCTTCTGAATTCGAACCATTAGTAGGAACTATTAAATCTTGCTTCTGTTGACTATCTGTAGCGACGGCATTCCGAATAAGttgattctttttattcttAAAGTACAGATCTGATGATGTGAAGGAAGTTGATGTCGGAGCCTTCTCAGAAGAATAGTTAGACATATCACCAAATGGCCCAGGAGTAGCAACCAACTGATTTGATTTGCGTTTCACATATACCATTCTCTTTGTACTTAAGGATTCAGTCTTTTTACCATTTACGATACCTTGATGATCAACATTACCTGAAATCAAGTCAACCGGTCTGACCTGCCCCTCAAAACCGGCTTCAGAAATTGGATTCTCTGACAAGGGATGAGAAGTCTCCCGTGAAGGACTGGCAGTGCAGTTTGATAACTTAGTCCCAAGAGGCAAAGGGGGCGTTTTGGGTCTTTCGAAAGATGGATTTGACCGAGTTAAATTATCATTATTATGAGATGGCTGAGAAGCGGTTATCATGGCTGGTTTTCTAATGAGACTATTACCTTTACGAATATAAGAAGTCTGAAGTCTTCCAAGCTTCCTTGGTGACTGTTTACATGATGAACTACCTCCCAGATGCTGAGTCCGTTGAGAAGATGAAGCAGAAGAAGGTGTACTATTCCGGTGCCATGTCCTATGTCTAGCATTCTGGCTTGTACGAGCTGATTCTTTTGTTGAACCTGCTAGACTCGCCTGACTGGAAGGAACTTTCGGAACTCCTGAGCTCAGAGAGGTCTTCTGAGCCATAGATTCATTAACACCTCGTACTTTTGAATCCACAGTTGTCAACTTTCTGGAATCATGCAATACCTCTACCTTTGTTTTCTCGGGTACAGGATGACGATCTAACATAACTTTATCCGCGTTCACATCCTCTTCAGCTTTTGATAGCAATAAACCCTTAGATGATAGCAAAGAGGCGCCGTCAGTGTTAGGCTTCTCATTTTGGTTATTACAGCTATTGTAATTGTCACTGCAACCCTTGCTGTCCAAGAACTGAGGACATGATCGTTCTGCATTTATACAATTCAAAACATCTTGAACTTTGGAGTTAACAATTGAAGAATCTCTATTCAAGAGTCTAGGCTGAGTTTCACATGTAGCGGAAAGTGGTGAGTGATCCCCTCCAAGCATCAGACAATCAGATTGAGGTGGCCCATCCTTAACACACAAACCAAGACTACTATCTTCATCATGCATGGCTCCATCAGGCTGGGGTTGATCTAACACTGTCTCTTTGACTTCTAATGGAAAATAAGCTGATACACCCTGTACATGCATCTGTAAAGAAGCATCATCATTTTTGCTCTTCCCTCCATCGGAAATTTCAAGCTCTTTTGTCGCCATACCAACAATGAATTgttttttcccttctctctgTGTTTTTCCTTCTACATTCTTTCCATGGAGAGACTCATCACCAAAGGTAGAGTTAATAGAACCAACTTGCTCACTGCCCCCTAGTTCAGAGGAAGAAGAGTCCTCAGTAaaaaatgaagcaacacaattATCAGGATATGCAAATTTTACACTGTTATCCAACACAGATGTCACTTGGTTGTTAGGATCCTCATCAATGTCATTATCAACAGAAGAAAAGGGTTTATATTTTTCCTCTTTAGGGCCATTTTCAGGTGACGCCACCATAACAGCTTCTCCTTGAGCAAAAGGCTGTGAACTGGCATCATCTAGAGCTCTCATATCAAGAACTGAACCCACACAAGTTTGACTATCTTTCTCACCAAGTTTTACATATTCTTTTTCCTTCATATCCTCATTGCCAGCACCATCTGCCAACTTAGCAGCCGTGAATGAATGTTCTGCAGCATTCTTCTCAATAGGTGCTGTCATGATTGTGATTTCTTGCTGACAGAGCTCAGGATTAGTATCGCCAGCATGCTTGGCCTCAGGAACCACTTCATTTGCACATTTTGTTAATTCCACAGATGGAACGGCCTTGGCCGTCCTCTTTCCTGTGTTTTTATCAACTGATGCCATCTTTATGACTCTCTTGGGGCAAGTTTGAGGGTTAATATCATTTACAGGTTTAGTAGCAGCAGCTATTGCTTTTCCTGATACTTTTGAATTATTTGAAACCAGGCTACGACTGCTTGAGAGGGGTCTCTTAGGGGCTCCTCCCTTTGCCTTGGAAGCTGATGGGCTAGCAACAGTGGGAACACCTATTTTCACCCTCTtcttcaccatcttcttcttcttcaccattGTCTTCTTCAGTGCTGTCACCTCAGGACTCTTCTCATCAGAACCAGTTATTACTGGACTTGGGGGAGCCACAACCTTAGCCACCAATGCATTGGATTTAAAAGAGAGATCCAGCGTGTCCACTTCCAACTGATGCTCATCTGAAATTTCAGGAGGAGAAAGCTGAGGGCAAGGAGAAGGTGAAGATAAGGATGACTTCCCCTCTATCCTATTCCAAACAGAAACTCCAGATTGTATTCTTGACAGTGCGCTTGGTCTCTTCATAGGAGGACGTCCTAGATTATTATCATTTCCTCCACTGGGCATCTTCCTCTTGCCTTTGTTGCCCACAAAGTAATTCTCCTGAAAGCCATAGCCAGAACTACAACCAGCAACATCAAAGACCAGATTTGCATTGTTTTCAGATACGTCTCTATCAGAATAAGAACGACCAGAGGACTGCATCAGGGCTGGCGGGGGAAGCCGTCGTTCGGTAATAGGTTCAGTATCTCCCCTTCTATCAGGGATGAAAAAGTTCCGCAAACTCCTAGGACAAGAGGCAGGCACCGGAGCCAGATGAGATTCCGGCGGCACAGGTTCAAACACCAGATCACGCCTGTGCTCACCTTCACCATCCCAAAACCCTAGCTGCCTCTGGCTCCTCCGGCCAGAACCCCCCTCTAAATCACAATCTTGGACCCCGCGCAACCTCTTGCGGGCAGCACCCGCGTCCTCCATACGGTAAGAATCGCCCCTATACGAGGGCGGGAGGCCCTGCCTCGCTTCTTGCTCCCATTGCAACCGGATATATTCAGGCCTTTCGTCAAAACACCGAAATCTATCGACATTGAAGCCACCGCCCTCCCAGGGTTCCCGGGGGAAGACCTCCCCGCGGCCAGACCGGTGAGGCTGGCCCAAGGGTGGCCGATCCTCGTGGAAGATCGGGCGGTCGGGAACCCTAGGGAGGGGCAGCAGGAATGGGTCGGGAGGGCTGCGGTAAGGAAAATAGAGGCGCTCGTCGTCTAGGTGGTGGTGTTGATGGTGGTGGTCATGGTCCAGCCGGTGTTGccggggaggcggcggcggcggaggaagcGGCCTAGGAAAGGTAGGATGGTGGAGGTGGGGATGGGGGTGGGTGTAGTAACTGGGTTCGAGGTACTGGGAGGGGGGAGGCGGGGGATCGTACCTGGATCGGCCGGCGATGTGGGGGTGGTCCGAGGGTTCCATGGTCTCCGTCGAGGGGCAGATCCCTTCGTTGAGGAGAGCTCCGAGGGCTCCCTCGATCGCCGCcgacgaggaggaggaaaggagaggTCTCGGCGTTTGGAGGCGGCAAGACGTCGGGTCGCGAGCTTTTGATCGATAGAAGGCGGCTTGGTGTCGGGGTACTGGAGGGAGGCTCCGGATTGGGATGCGGGCATCGGGATTAAGCGTTCATAGGAGAGGCGATGCTATGGCCTCCCCAAACTTGAGAACTTACCATGGAGCCATGCTTTTTATTGGAGACATGCGTGACGCCGTGGCAGGCGGGGACTTAAATCGAAGGGACGTCGcgtgtttttcgagtatattacttcttttgatgaaatttttcagGGTATATGTCGTCGCGCACCTCGTGATGTTTATCGTCTCCGGAGTTGGCTCAAGGAGTGCGAGGGGATGTCATTTGGTAGCGATATTGCTTTTGACGGGGGTTGAAGGGAGGCCAAAGTGGAATCGTGACCTCTTGCTCGGAGGACGGAAGAGGGGTTACGATTGGATCTAATATTTGGTGGTTGGATAACGCAAGATTGAtaattttatttgttaaacttgaAGGGAAAATGGAACGGTTTAGCTTGGAACAGATCCAAACCTAATATATGTGCTTTTAGGATTGGGACAAGATTAGGTTGGTCAAGGTGACATCAGAAGTAGCAAGTTCTTTTTCTTGAAATAACAATCATATAAGAGCCCCAAACttcatccaaaaagactagcttGAAAGTGTTATACCGGTTTCTTAGTTTTGTGCGAATATCCAAGATCTGTCTATATACCTGCATGGACTTTTATATGCTCCTCCCATTTAAGCTATGGTATCCTTATTAGGCTAAAGgaccaaatctattcaaatccattcataAAACCACAGGTCCAAAATCAAACACTATGATTAGCCAAAGGATCGAGGTTGTATCTTTCACACGAAGAAAGATTCACCTTTCTTCGTGCAAATCCACTATTGCATCACCCATCTCATAAATCTCAATGCGCTCTGTTCGCCGTCATTCATCCGCTTGCAGTAATCTCAGAGCGACTAGTAGATGATCTAATAGTGGATTCACACAAAAGAAGGTAAATCTTTCTTTTgcatgaaagatacaaccccaaCTCCAACCTAAATGAACTTATAATTTAGTATCtcctacttcacatggatcatAAGTCGAGTCTGTTCTGATATCATTTATAACAACCAATAAattacctaaaaaaaaaaaagctaaccgTGAGATGTTACTTGGGTTTTTTatccctgtataagtatccaaaatttaCCCACTTTATATACTTATTTAAGCTTTGACATCCCTGCAAGATTAAGAATCCAAATTCTTTCACAAGTACCCAaaattcaatcacaaacaccatgatcaaTTCAAATAGACCCATGTTGTAATGTCTTTTAGTCTATATGGATCATCGTCCATGTCTactttgatatcatttgtaacaaccaaGAACCTCATTCTAAAAAgctaacaaaaaaatattattttaattctttGGTCTTATATAAATAGCCAAGGCTTACCCAATGCATAACTTGTGTGGAAATAAATACATGCTCATACAAATCTTTACACTTAGATAAACCAAGTACCATCTTACACCATATTTGGTTCCTTACACAGCTTTGGAATGGAATGAGAATTCCAAGCCGACCTCCTTCAAGTGCTTGGTATGATAATAAAGAAAAGAACCATAATTCTTTTGAAACTACGACTCCTTGATTTGAAGACATGATAATTTCACTCATACATTGAAGGAATGATCATTCATATGAAAATAGAAACAAATGATATTTTGAGAATGAATCGACTAACAATATTTGTACTATAAAAGAGTAGCAAAAGGTATATTTTCATATAAATCaactatcaataatcataatagaaaataataataattaacttAAATTAtaagtaatatttttattaacaaTTAGTGAAATATCAGATAGCAtgcatataattttattttaactttTCCCTAAAAGTTTACAATGCATCATGTGCCAGTAAATGGGCATTGTATAATGGATGTTAATCAagttaatctctctctctctctctctctctctcgctcgcttgAGCAAAACTAACAATATCACCATTTCGAAGTGAAATATTGTTAGTTGTCAATTTGGATCTCTGCCCTCTAAAAAAAATCACCATCCTCACCCATTCTCTGATTCTAGAAGGCTTGATGATCCATTGTCGCGTCAATTACCCTGCATAATGGCACTAATTTTCCAGCCAGGAGTAGACTCTTTTTTCTTTGATCCATTGCAGGGAGCCGCTTTCATGGCGATTAAATGGTAGATCTGATGGACTATGGTGATCTTATGATTTCAACCTTTTGGTGGGCGTAAACACACCCCAATAATTGATGGTAAGACAAAGCCAGATGAGAAGCGTTGGGAAATTTTTGGGAGGGGGTGACGCCGCCGTCCTCGATGTTGATGCTTTCAGAATGCGGTGAAGATAATGTCGCCAGGAACCAGGTTAGGTGGAGGACAAGCATGCTCCAATCCGTTTGCAATGTTGTTTTGC encodes the following:
- the LOC103722434 gene encoding uncharacterized protein LOC103722434 isoform X2, whose translation is MEPSDHPHIAGRSRYDPPPPPSQYLEPSYYTHPHPHLHHPTFPRPLPPPPPPPRQHRLDHDHHHQHHHLDDERLYFPYRSPPDPFLLPLPRVPDRPIFHEDRPPLGQPHRSGRGEVFPREPWEGGGFNVDRFRCFDERPEYIRLQWEQEARQGLPPSYRGDSYRMEDAGAARKRLRGVQDCDLEGGSGRRSQRQLGFWDGEGEHRRDLVFEPVPPESHLAPVPASCPRSLRNFFIPDRRGDTEPITERRLPPPALMQSSGRSYSDRDVSENNANLVFDVAGCSSGYGFQENYFVGNKGKRKMPSGGNDNNLGRPPMKRPSALSRIQSGVSVWNRIEGKSSLSSPSPCPQLSPPEISDEHQLEVDTLDLSFKSNALVAKVVAPPSPVITGSDEKSPEVTALKKTMVKKKKMVKKRVKIGVPTVASPSASKAKGGAPKRPLSSSRSLVSNNSKVSGKAIAAATKPVNDINPQTCPKRVIKMASVDKNTGKRTAKAVPSVELTKCANEVVPEAKHAGDTNPELCQQEITIMTAPIEKNAAEHSFTAAKLADGAGNEDMKEKEYVKLGEKDSQTCVGSVLDMRALDDASSQPFAQGEAVMVASPENGPKEEKYKPFSSVDNDIDEDPNNQVTSVLDNSVKFAYPDNCVASFFTEDSSSSELGGSEQVGSINSTFGDESLHGKNVEGKTQREGKKQFIVGMATKELEISDGGKSKNDDASLQMHVQGVSAYFPLEVKETVLDQPQPDGAMHDEDSSLGLCVKDGPPQSDCLMLGGDHSPLSATCETQPRLLNRDSSIVNSKVQDVLNCINAERSCPQFLDSKGCSDNYNSCNNQNEKPNTDGASLLSSKGLLLSKAEEDVNADKVMLDRHPVPEKTKVEVLHDSRKLTTVDSKVRGVNESMAQKTSLSSGVPKVPSSQASLAGSTKESARTSQNARHRTWHRNSTPSSASSSQRTQHLGGSSSCKQSPRKLGRLQTSYIRKGNSLIRKPAMITASQPSHNNDNLTRSNPSFERPKTPPLPLGTKLSNCTASPSRETSHPLSENPISEAGFEGQVRPVDLISGNVDHQGIVNGKKTESLSTKRMVYVKRKSNQLVATPGPFGDMSNYSSEKAPTSTSFTSSDLYFKNKKNQLIRNAVATDSQQKQDLIVPTNGSNSEDQRESKNSSLNHRVAGLFKKRPIKVLQKASKHSRLSHVWTLRGDQLHRKGVSLLNRQKVLPHLFPWKRTLYWKRHSLPLITKLQLSRKRDTIYKVSTDGFSLRKAGVLSIGGSSLKWSRSIERRSKKANEEATLAVAEEERKKRERKSCMPICDGEKNGNSLPRERIFRIGSTRYKMDPSRRTLVRISDEQSSFATDQQSRDRSQISLVPKRLLIGNDEYIRIGNGNQLVRDPKKLVRILASEKVRWSLHTARLRVARKQQYCQFFTRFGKCNKNAGKCPFIHDPAKVAICTKFLKGLCSGTNCKLTHKVLPERMPDCSYFLRGLCTNTNCPYRHINVNRNASICEGFLRGYCADGDECRKKHSYVCPLFEATGKCPQGSKCKLYHPKSKNKSKKKKGFMVQSNSRGRYFGSSISEIGESLIVSVNELDGVEGEDLLCSDGQFADYIGLDVGKESGAVKVNLPIHLHPVESESDHFDMQPDDLDALIKPVHIMKRPC
- the LOC103722434 gene encoding uncharacterized protein LOC103722434 isoform X1 yields the protein MEPSDHPHIAGRSRYDPPPPPSQYLEPSYYTHPHPHLHHPTFPRPLPPPPPPPRQHRLDHDHHHQHHHLDDERLYFPYRSPPDPFLLPLPRVPDRPIFHEDRPPLGQPHRSGRGEVFPREPWEGGGFNVDRFRCFDERPEYIRLQWEQEARQGLPPSYRGDSYRMEDAGAARKRLRGVQDCDLEGGSGRRSQRQLGFWDGEGEHRRDLVFEPVPPESHLAPVPASCPRSLRNFFIPDRRGDTEPITERRLPPPALMQSSGRSYSDRDVSENNANLVFDVAGCSSGYGFQENYFVGNKGKRKMPSGGNDNNLGRPPMKRPSALSRIQSGVSVWNRIEGKSSLSSPSPCPQLSPPEISDEHQLEVDTLDLSFKSNALVAKVVAPPSPVITGSDEKSPEVTALKKTMVKKKKMVKKRVKIGVPTVASPSASKAKGGAPKRPLSSSRSLVSNNSKVSGKAIAAATKPVNDINPQTCPKRVIKMASVDKNTGKRTAKAVPSVELTKCANEVVPEAKHAGDTNPELCQQEITIMTAPIEKNAAEHSFTAAKLADGAGNEDMKEKEYVKLGEKDSQTCVGSVLDMRALDDASSQPFAQGEAVMVASPENGPKEEKYKPFSSVDNDIDEDPNNQVTSVLDNSVKFAYPDNCVASFFTEDSSSSELGGSEQVGSINSTFGDESLHGKNVEGKTQREGKKQFIVGMATKELEISDGGKSKNDDASLQMHVQGVSAYFPLEVKETVLDQPQPDGAMHDEDSSLGLCVKDGPPQSDCLMLGGDHSPLSATCETQPRLLNRDSSIVNSKVQDVLNCINAERSCPQFLDSKGCSDNYNSCNNQNEKPNTDGASLLSSKGLLLSKAEEDVNADKVMLDRHPVPEKTKVEVLHDSRKLTTVDSKVRGVNESMAQKTSLSSGVPKVPSSQASLAGSTKESARTSQNARHRTWHRNSTPSSASSSQRTQHLGGSSSCKQSPRKLGRLQTSYIRKGNSLIRKPAMITASQPSHNNDNLTRSNPSFERPKTPPLPLGTKLSNCTASPSRETSHPLSENPISEAGFEGQVRPVDLISGNVDHQGIVNGKKTESLSTKRMVYVKRKSNQLVATPGPFGDMSNYSSEKAPTSTSFTSSDLYFKNKKNQLIRNAVATDSQQKQDLIVPTNGSNSEDQRESKNSSLNHRVAGLFKKRPIKVLQKASKHSRLSHVWTLRGDQLHRKGVSLLNRQKVLPHLFPWKRTLYWKRHSLPLITRKLQLSRKRDTIYKVSTDGFSLRKAGVLSIGGSSLKWSRSIERRSKKANEEATLAVAEEERKKRERKSCMPICDGEKNGNSLPRERIFRIGSTRYKMDPSRRTLVRISDEQSSFATDQQSRDRSQISLVPKRLLIGNDEYIRIGNGNQLVRDPKKLVRILASEKVRWSLHTARLRVARKQQYCQFFTRFGKCNKNAGKCPFIHDPAKVAICTKFLKGLCSGTNCKLTHKVLPERMPDCSYFLRGLCTNTNCPYRHINVNRNASICEGFLRGYCADGDECRKKHSYVCPLFEATGKCPQGSKCKLYHPKSKNKSKKKKGFMVQSNSRGRYFGSSISEIGESLIVSVNELDGVEGEDLLCSDGQFADYIGLDVGKESGAVKVNLPIHLHPVESESDHFDMQPDDLDALIKPVHIMKRPC